A genome region from Anastrepha obliqua isolate idAnaObli1 chromosome 4, idAnaObli1_1.0, whole genome shotgun sequence includes the following:
- the LOC129244204 gene encoding dynein regulatory complex subunit 2: protein MGKKSKANKLAKMSEEERARYMQMRADIEEEARRRKVQLLSLFMKNKLKREEAFCRLNMAKINQEWRSILRQVKVQELRKEIEELQKFFQEQLDRKDHIIKRLLNDIDIAEDMYSTLQQSHMEIVNKMIGLQQQRMQFFKQSYEQNKTTVLEEYAKDLIDFQQKRQCAVDELECVKYQLEDESDKRAMEREERHLQNLDDLKSEMQLYIENVTQSGETKLERLWQEYQDVLAGYMQHTESFYTEYMDLKERDEESTNLIRDHCHEIERASDQLAHLKIVYADTADQNDTKTVYFIKMRDDLQRRMTESKAEFESEQKADEERFKLMSVVSYNTLKQLKSIAAEGETLLQLAFVCRKYETEREQLMPLGLPPLTKPMFEEAQSPEEMEGLKGSEHPSKHLEENTFVNWVLMENFWRRVNNARVDVVCMKRQKKSLEAENAQLKTQLQEYLINLNISNGSNLHINDYLAKRPSSMRVDRVQRLTSSDQRQSKCHSATEARRLSGNFRSNIGYRRPITACIEANFTNTVRTARLLRGKPKLAKIESFMQLYIENVTQSGETKLERLWQEYQDVLAGYMQHTESFYTEYMDLKERDEESTNLIRDHCHIN from the exons atgggcaAGAAgagcaaagccaacaaattaGCCAAAATGTCGGAGGAGGAACGGGCGCGTTATATGCAAATGCGCGCCGATATCGAGGAGGAGGCAAGACGCCGCAAGGTGCAACTGCTGTCACTCTTCATGAAG AATAAGCTGAAACGTGAGGAGGCTTTCTGTCGCCTAAATATGGCGAAAATCAATCAGGAATGGCGTTCGATACTTCGCCAAGTGAAAGTGCAAGAACTGCGCAAAGAAATCGAGGAACTGCAAAAATTCTTTCAAGAGCAGCTCGATCGCAAAGATCACATTATTAAGCGGCTACTGAACGATATAGATATAGCTGAGGATATGTATTCGACACTGCAGCAATCGCATAtggaaattgttaataaaatgaTTG GTCTTCAGCAGCAACGTATGCAATTCTTCAAGCAGTCTtatgaacaaaataaaactacTGTACTAGAAGAATATGCAAAGGATTTGAttgattttcaacaaaaacgaCAATGCGCCGTGGACGAATTGGAATGTGTTAAATATCAGCTGGAAGACGAAAGTGATAAACGAGCAATGGAACGTGAGGAAAGACACTTGCAAAACTTAGATGATCTTAAGAGTGAG ATGCAACTCTACATTGAAAATGTCACTCaaagtggtgaaacaaaactcgaACGCCTCTGGCAGGAATATCAGGATGTGCTCGCTGGTTACATGCAGCACACCGAGAGCTTCTACACTGAGTATATGGATCTGAAGGAGCGCGATGAAGAGAGTACAAATCTCATACGCGATCATTGCCACGAAATCGAACGTGCCAGCGATCAATTGGCCCATCTTAAAATCGTCTATGCCGATACTGCAGATCAAAATGACACGAAAACAGTTTATTTCATTAAGATGAGAGATGATCTGCAGCGTCGTATGACGGAGTCCAAAGCCGAATTCGAATCGGAACAGAAGGCTGATGAAGAGCGTTTCAAACTGATGAGCGTTGTGAGCTACAATACGCTGAAG CAACTTAAAAGCATCGCCGCTGAGGGAGAGACGCTGTTGCAGTTGGCATTCGTTTGTCGCAAATATGAAACCGAAAGAGAGCAACTGATGCCTTTGGGCTTGCCACCACTTACGAAACCGATGTTCGAGGAGGCGCAGAGCCCTGAGGAAATGGAAGGGCTGAAGGGTTCAGAACATCCGTCAAAGCATTTGGAAGAA AACACCTTCGTCAATTGGGTGTTGATGGAGAACTTTTGGCGTCGTGTCAACAATGCACGCGTTGATGTAGTCTGCATGAAGCGACAGAAGAAATCGCTCGAAGCCGAGAATGCCCAACTCAAAACTCAACTCCAGGAGTACCTCATAAATTTGAACATCAGCAATGGTTCTAATCTTCACATCAATGACTATCTCGCAAAACGACCTAGCAGCATGCGTGTGGATCGTGTGCAGCGGCTAACTAGCAGCGACCAACGTCAATCGAAATGTCACAGCGCTACCGAGGCGCGGCGATTATCCGGCAATTTTCGTAGCAACATCGGCTATCGGCGACCCATCACCGCTTGCATTGAAGCGAATTTCACGAACACTGTGCGGACAGCGCGTTTGTTACGCGGCAAACCCAAACTAGCGAAAATTGAGTCATTC ATGCAACTCTACATTGAAAATGTCACTCaaagtggtgaaacaaaactcgaACGCCTCTGGCAGGAATATCAGGATGTGCTCGCTGGTTATATGCAGCACACCGAGAGCTTCTATACTGAGTACATGGATCTGAAGGAGCGCGATGAAGAGAGTACAAATCTCATACGCGATCATTGTCACATTAATTAA
- the LOC129245006 gene encoding odorant-binding protein 59a — protein MSKRSLVFNFCCTGISVLLLVSICYALKCRTDDGPSEVELKRITRSCMRKIGENAHSSKGGSKSSSNNRHYGPLHQSNFGAQYNSNSSYDYNYDYEDDDNDRYNSNNNNYNNKYNNNNYNYNNGNYERDQGNRNALQQRNRERQQNNRGDSNRSVSSASSAGGNNNGGRHENGNGNGGSGGGNGSGSGSGNSQRSYGQRNSNSNNNNKSSNNDTADAACVVHCFFEEMNMLNSDDYPDRYKVQYGLTRDMRDRELRNFYTDTIQDCFHYLESQRRRDKCHYSRDLINCMSEYAKVNCDDWQEFNMVFN, from the exons ATGTCGAAGCGATCGCttgtctttaatttttgttgtactgGGATTTCAGTGCTACTCTTAGTCTCCATTTGCTACGCATTGAAGTGCCGCACCGACGATGGCCCCTCTGAGGTTGAACTAAAACGAATTACGCGCAGTTGTATGCGCAAGATCGGTGAGAATGCGCATTCAAGCAAAGGCGGCTCAAAGAGTTCTTCCAATAACCGACACTATGGACCATTGCACCAATCGAATTTCGGCGCGCAGTATAACAGCAATTCGAGCTACGATTATAATTATGATTATGAGGATGATGATAACGATCGCTataatagcaataacaacaattataacaacaaatacaacaataacaattataACTACAACAATGGGAATTACGAACGCGATCAAGGCAATCGGAATGCGCTGCAGCAACGCAATCGTGAACGTCAACAAAATAATCGCGGAGATAGCAACAGATCTGTATCATCAGCTTCATCAGCAGGTGGAAATAATAATGGGGGCCGCCATGAGAATGGAAATGGCAATGGTGGCAGTGGTGGAGGAAATGGCAGCGGTAGTGGTAGTGGTAACAGCCAAAGGAGTTATGGGCAGAGAAATTcaaacagtaacaacaataacaaaagttcCAACAACGACACTGCAGATGCCGCTTGCGTGGTGCATTGTTTCTTTGAGGAGATGAATATG CTTAACTCCGACGACTATCCGGATCGGTATAAGGTACAATATGGGCTCACGCGCGATATGCGTGATCGTGAGCTACGCAATTTCTATACAGACACAATACAGGATTGCTTTCATTATTTGGAGTCACAGCGTCGACGTGACAAATGTCACTACTCACGTGATCTCATAAATTGTATGAGTGAATATGCGAAGGTGAATTGTGACGACTGGCAGGAATTTAAtatggtttttaattaa